From the genome of Streptomyces sp. V1I1, one region includes:
- a CDS encoding polyprenyl synthetase family protein codes for MTLPMAASDVKAAPQSTAPHSTAPRSTAPHPTAPQPTAPQILARCRELVRPALAAAIERLHPWPREMAAFSLGWCEVGGKPGSGAHGKGVRQALTVLCAEAAGSPGESAVAGAVAVELIHTFSLLHDDIMDGDETRRQRETVWKAYGTGPAVLAGDALFALALETLATSQNANSGAAIRKLSEALNNLVHGQAEDLLFEARPWTGPHAVQLHEYRSMADHKTGALLGCAAALGAVLAGAPSSTVTALAQAGQHLGVAFQAVDDLLGMWGDPEVTGKPVHSDLRRRKKTFPVLAALTTNSPAAPRLTALLESPSALDEVTVRHAAELIEEAGGRSATLDEASRHLDIASACLHSVPLAPTAVGEILTLLPFLITRRM; via the coding sequence ATGACCCTGCCAATGGCGGCCAGCGACGTGAAGGCAGCACCGCAGTCGACGGCACCGCACTCGACGGCACCGCGGTCGACCGCACCGCACCCGACCGCGCCACAGCCGACAGCACCGCAGATCCTCGCCCGCTGCCGGGAACTCGTGCGGCCGGCCCTGGCCGCGGCCATTGAACGCCTCCACCCCTGGCCCCGCGAGATGGCCGCGTTCTCCCTGGGCTGGTGCGAGGTGGGCGGCAAGCCCGGATCCGGTGCTCATGGCAAAGGCGTTCGCCAGGCCCTCACCGTGCTCTGCGCCGAAGCCGCAGGCTCGCCCGGCGAGAGCGCCGTCGCCGGCGCGGTGGCCGTAGAGCTGATCCACACCTTCTCGCTCCTGCACGACGACATCATGGACGGCGACGAAACGCGTCGGCAGCGGGAGACCGTATGGAAGGCGTACGGCACCGGGCCTGCGGTTCTCGCAGGAGACGCGTTGTTCGCCCTCGCCCTGGAAACGCTGGCCACATCGCAGAACGCCAACAGTGGCGCCGCGATACGGAAGTTGTCCGAGGCATTGAACAATCTGGTACACGGTCAGGCGGAGGACCTGCTCTTCGAAGCCCGCCCCTGGACAGGCCCGCATGCCGTGCAGTTGCACGAGTATCGGTCCATGGCGGACCACAAGACCGGTGCCCTCCTGGGCTGCGCCGCCGCCTTGGGCGCCGTACTCGCCGGAGCTCCGTCGTCCACCGTCACCGCCCTCGCCCAGGCAGGGCAGCACCTCGGCGTGGCATTCCAGGCGGTCGACGACCTGCTCGGCATGTGGGGAGACCCCGAAGTCACCGGCAAACCTGTTCACAGTGATCTGCGCCGGAGGAAGAAGACCTTCCCCGTCCTCGCCGCACTGACCACGAACAGCCCTGCCGCCCCGCGCCTCACCGCGCTCCTGGAATCTCCGTCTGCGCTGGACGAGGTCACTGTCCGCCACGCCGCGGAACTCATCGAGGAAGCCGGCGGGCGCTCCGCCACCCTGGACGAGGCCAGTCGCCACCTTGACATTGCCTCCGCCTGCTTGCACAGCGTCCCGCTGGCGCCGACGGCTGTCGGCGAAATCCTCACGCTGCTTCCCTTTCTCATCACACGAAGAATGTGA
- a CDS encoding dynamin family protein, with product MDARPQLIDALSALRDRVAAVRLPLPLPGAPRARQTRAELLAQLDDYLVPRLKEPEAPMLVVVGGSTGAGKSTLVNSLVGRRVSEAGVLRPTTRTPVLVCHPDDHHWFAGMRVLPQLTRVWLPQQDEAEGAEDGGREGEEENSLRIETAATLPRGLALLDAPDIDSLVVENRLLAAELICAADVWVLVTTASRYADAVPWHLLRTAKEYNATLVTVLDRVPHQVITDVSRQYAALLTKAGLGEVPRFTIPELPESAGAGRGLLPTTAVAPLYAWLAHRAQDPAARQQTLGRTAAGVIDSLNARMPELAAAVAGQYAAAVRLTGAVEEAYEKERERVRKQLRGGAVLAGDARTRWRGYPRDSSAGELLDSLVGSLSALLQCAVAAADERVQEAWRREPAARAVVVQGRLDLETAERIGIAVRRWRRELEELAEEEVRRLEMSVSPDPEAVAALVAAALLGGRRARGAGERLAERIGAQGALKLRDKGGELMATYIDGVLHSERDRRLAPLDALEVTPEPQAELIAALSVLQKER from the coding sequence TTGGATGCACGGCCTCAGCTGATCGACGCACTCTCCGCCCTCCGCGACCGTGTCGCCGCCGTGCGTCTTCCTCTTCCCCTTCCCGGTGCCCCGCGCGCCCGGCAGACGCGCGCAGAGCTTCTTGCGCAGCTCGACGATTATCTCGTGCCCCGGCTCAAGGAGCCCGAAGCACCGATGCTCGTGGTAGTCGGCGGATCCACCGGGGCCGGGAAGTCGACGCTCGTCAACTCGCTGGTGGGGCGGCGGGTCAGCGAGGCGGGGGTGCTGCGGCCCACCACGCGTACGCCGGTGCTCGTGTGCCACCCCGACGATCATCACTGGTTCGCGGGGATGCGGGTGCTGCCGCAGCTGACGCGTGTATGGCTGCCGCAGCAGGACGAGGCCGAGGGGGCGGAGGACGGCGGGCGGGAGGGGGAGGAGGAGAACTCCCTGCGGATCGAGACAGCCGCCACCCTGCCCCGCGGGCTCGCGCTCCTCGACGCACCCGACATCGACTCGCTCGTCGTCGAGAACCGGCTGCTGGCCGCCGAGTTGATCTGCGCCGCCGATGTGTGGGTGCTGGTGACGACGGCATCGCGGTACGCGGACGCCGTGCCGTGGCATCTGCTGCGTACGGCCAAGGAGTACAACGCCACGCTGGTGACCGTGCTCGACCGGGTGCCGCACCAGGTGATCACGGATGTCTCGCGGCAGTACGCGGCGCTGCTGACCAAGGCCGGTCTCGGGGAGGTGCCGCGGTTCACCATCCCGGAGCTGCCCGAGTCGGCGGGCGCCGGCCGCGGGCTGCTGCCCACCACCGCCGTGGCTCCCCTCTACGCCTGGCTGGCCCACCGGGCGCAGGACCCGGCGGCCAGACAGCAGACCTTGGGGCGTACGGCGGCGGGTGTGATCGACTCGCTCAACGCACGGATGCCCGAGCTCGCGGCGGCGGTGGCGGGGCAGTACGCGGCGGCCGTACGGCTCACGGGCGCGGTCGAGGAGGCGTACGAGAAGGAGCGCGAGCGGGTACGCAAGCAGCTCCGGGGCGGGGCGGTGCTCGCCGGGGACGCGCGGACCCGCTGGCGTGGCTATCCGCGCGACAGCTCCGCGGGCGAACTGCTGGACTCGCTGGTCGGAAGCCTGTCCGCGCTGCTGCAGTGCGCCGTCGCCGCCGCCGACGAGCGCGTCCAGGAGGCGTGGCGGCGCGAGCCGGCCGCGCGGGCGGTTGTCGTCCAGGGGCGGCTGGATCTGGAGACGGCCGAGCGGATCGGGATCGCCGTACGCCGCTGGCGGCGGGAGTTGGAGGAGCTCGCCGAGGAGGAGGTGCGTCGTCTGGAGATGAGTGTGTCACCCGACCCCGAGGCGGTGGCCGCACTGGTCGCGGCCGCGCTGCTCGGCGGGCGGAGGGCCCGCGGCGCGGGGGAGCGGCTCGCCGAACGAATCGGGGCGCAGGGCGCGCTGAAGCTGCGCGACAAGGGCGGCGAGCTGATGGCGACGTACATCGACGGCGTACTGCACAGCGAACGAGACCGCCGCCTCGCACCCCTCGACGCACTCGAAGTGACCCCTGAGCCGCAGGCCGAGCTGATCGCCGCGCTTTCCGTACTGCAGAAGGAGAGGTGA
- a CDS encoding tetratricopeptide repeat protein codes for MYSKAFAAEYQGALQSMSVNASLADVLAKGTEQLREAKLSGSLQEVARSGLAVAEAHRRLGHVKEADRAWKASYRTARSVGDLGAMAWALWSGGTLARQRGALALARRLLGLAAEMGERGGDVVARGYSLAGMAETGRIQGDYEAVRVLHEQLLAEARRRGEARHTVWALEGIAQIHRNTGSYDTALAMFEEAAEIAEKADDRRGRAWALRGIADIVSARDDEPDRALGLLSEAELICQEMHLTSALAYNHKMRGNVLFRARRYEEAQQAYEQTLAEFRAISEPRGEALARLGLVKTLAHLGRDQAETAADLDELRLDLDRIGLHHARDMADKARADLGIPPTSPGMGKRGGLR; via the coding sequence ATGTACAGCAAGGCCTTCGCCGCCGAATATCAAGGCGCCCTCCAATCAATGTCGGTGAACGCCTCCTTGGCCGACGTACTGGCCAAGGGGACCGAGCAGTTGCGGGAGGCCAAGCTCTCGGGTTCCCTGCAGGAGGTCGCGCGGTCCGGGCTTGCCGTCGCGGAAGCACATCGCCGCCTGGGTCACGTCAAGGAGGCCGATCGGGCATGGAAGGCGAGTTACCGCACCGCGCGCTCGGTCGGTGACCTGGGGGCGATGGCATGGGCGCTGTGGAGCGGCGGCACGCTGGCCCGTCAGCGGGGCGCCCTGGCTCTGGCCCGCCGCCTGCTCGGGCTCGCCGCCGAAATGGGCGAGCGCGGTGGTGACGTCGTAGCCCGGGGCTACTCGCTCGCGGGGATGGCGGAGACCGGCCGGATCCAGGGTGACTACGAGGCCGTCCGCGTCCTTCACGAGCAGTTGCTCGCCGAGGCCCGGCGGCGCGGCGAGGCCCGGCACACAGTGTGGGCACTGGAGGGCATCGCGCAAATACACCGGAACACCGGCTCGTACGACACCGCACTCGCCATGTTCGAAGAAGCGGCTGAGATAGCCGAGAAGGCAGACGACAGGCGGGGCCGGGCGTGGGCACTGCGCGGCATCGCCGACATCGTGTCCGCACGGGACGACGAGCCCGATCGCGCCCTGGGTCTGCTCTCCGAAGCGGAACTCATCTGCCAGGAGATGCACTTGACCAGTGCTCTGGCCTACAACCACAAGATGCGCGGCAACGTGCTCTTCCGCGCCCGCCGTTACGAGGAGGCTCAGCAGGCGTACGAACAGACCTTGGCGGAGTTCCGCGCCATCAGCGAGCCGCGTGGCGAGGCGCTGGCCCGACTGGGGCTGGTCAAGACACTCGCCCATCTAGGGCGGGACCAGGCGGAGACGGCCGCGGATCTGGACGAGTTGCGCCTCGACCTCGACCGGATCGGTCTGCACCATGCCCGCGACATGGCCGACAAGGCCCGGGCCGACCTCGGAATACCGCCCACATCCCCCGGGATGGGCAAGAGGGGCGGTCTGCGATGA
- a CDS encoding thiopeptide-type bacteriocin biosynthesis protein, with the protein MSSHTEFEAAGTALLRAAVLPLPCDDVPEDNPEDNLEDHPEDNPSRPRVPAGAGPGDEATLRAEAERLAADPAFMAAVRLASPSLADDVSKLLAGEPLKRKRLRRVVISLVKYRLRMTHRPTPFGFFAGVALAGVGPSPVREVGTGHRTLSRPDAAWLDGVLATVLTAPGIRERSRLAANPLRTVRDGRLVLVDHHDATGSRRLAHSVRLTAVVQYVLECAADPLAWSELVQRLSDRFPEASRDTVVRTVAQLVQNGFLLSDLVPPPDCTTPLDHVLDRLHGLDHPVPHALAGIRAALSELDAASPAERGPTLGAVTARMRALHPADDFVQSDLGLDARLVLPPEVGREAERAATALWRTSLIRAGSPQLRDYHLAFLERYGTDRAVPVLELLDEGRGLGLPEAYRRGLADAAATPEPHPRALHRDQVLGELLLAAGRRNTAEVELDEETLTDLAPTDPRRTPPSLELGAEVVADSWQALCAGDFRLVLGANPGSPLAGATFSRFAPVLGEHAVRVRDVIRQGQGAPAEGELTATVAYRPRVARSANVATVPQWLPHRIPLGTAPAAADGVTDLRLEDLAVHADLDGLRMVHTATGLPVRPVSYSMLNPSSGHLPHVARFLLDIGHEGQDWCTPWNWGAWASAPALPRVRYGRTVLSPARWLSDRALRDAAARTEGGAEAWREEVARWRQRWGIPRHTLLTRADNRVAVDLDDPLHLLVLHEELKRPQGLLVVERYGGPRATGWFAGPDGAHACEFVFPLFARRPVSAPRVQAAPSAEAPTPVQAPTPVQAPTPVQATPSAEAPTPVQAPAAVRSAPARDRALCASMPGGEWLYAKIYVPDALQQQVLSQHFPQLTGSSELCAANADTWFFLRYADPDPHLRLRFHGKPDGLWPVLLPALRDWAEELRDAGLADRLVLDTYDPEIERYGGPAAMGHAERVFHADSAAVLGHLATPPAGGSEIAPVTLAALGILDILTRLGSADEALEWLGDERFLARRSDVPRLTKEVVADSLDQYDRPRPPMPGTPDLAGAWAARDAALTRLRDVLATVPPGPGRRASVAMSLAHMHCNRLLGPRREEEVLAHVTAREGLALRLSRKRHGR; encoded by the coding sequence ATGAGCAGCCACACCGAATTCGAGGCCGCCGGGACGGCATTGCTGCGGGCGGCCGTTCTGCCACTGCCCTGCGACGACGTGCCCGAAGACAACCCCGAGGACAACCTCGAAGACCACCCCGAGGACAACCCCTCGAGGCCGCGCGTCCCCGCCGGGGCGGGTCCCGGTGACGAGGCCACTTTGCGGGCGGAGGCCGAACGCCTCGCCGCCGACCCGGCGTTCATGGCGGCCGTGCGGCTGGCCAGCCCCAGCCTCGCCGATGACGTGAGCAAGCTGCTCGCGGGTGAACCGCTCAAGCGCAAGAGACTCCGCCGCGTCGTGATCTCCCTGGTCAAGTACCGCCTCCGCATGACGCACCGGCCCACGCCCTTCGGCTTCTTCGCGGGAGTGGCCCTCGCCGGGGTCGGCCCGTCGCCCGTACGGGAAGTGGGCACCGGCCACCGGACTCTGAGCCGGCCGGACGCGGCCTGGCTGGACGGCGTCCTCGCCACCGTGCTCACCGCACCGGGCATCCGGGAACGGTCCCGGCTCGCCGCCAATCCGCTGCGTACGGTCCGGGACGGCCGACTGGTGCTCGTCGACCACCACGACGCCACCGGATCCCGGCGGCTGGCCCACTCGGTGCGCCTCACCGCGGTCGTCCAGTACGTCCTGGAGTGCGCTGCCGATCCCCTCGCCTGGAGCGAGCTGGTCCAGCGGCTGTCGGACCGCTTCCCCGAAGCGTCCAGGGACACCGTGGTGCGCACCGTAGCGCAGCTCGTGCAGAACGGCTTCCTGCTCAGCGACCTTGTGCCGCCGCCGGACTGCACCACCCCGCTGGACCATGTGCTCGACCGCCTCCACGGCCTGGACCACCCCGTGCCGCATGCGCTGGCCGGCATCCGGGCAGCGCTGTCCGAGCTGGACGCCGCGTCGCCGGCCGAACGCGGTCCGACGCTGGGCGCGGTGACCGCCCGTATGCGGGCGCTGCATCCGGCGGACGACTTCGTTCAGTCGGATCTCGGGCTGGACGCGCGGCTCGTCCTGCCGCCGGAGGTCGGCCGGGAGGCCGAGCGGGCGGCCACCGCACTGTGGCGGACCTCGCTCATCCGGGCGGGCAGCCCGCAGCTGCGTGACTACCACCTCGCCTTCCTCGAGCGGTACGGCACCGACCGGGCCGTACCGGTGCTCGAACTCCTCGACGAAGGACGCGGTCTCGGACTGCCCGAGGCCTACCGCCGGGGTCTCGCCGACGCCGCCGCCACACCCGAGCCGCACCCGCGGGCCCTCCACCGCGACCAGGTGCTGGGTGAACTGCTGCTGGCCGCCGGCCGGCGGAACACCGCAGAGGTCGAGCTCGACGAAGAGACGCTGACCGACCTGGCCCCGACCGACCCACGGCGGACCCCGCCATCCCTGGAGCTGGGCGCCGAGGTCGTCGCCGACAGCTGGCAGGCCCTGTGCGCGGGCGACTTCCGGCTCGTCCTCGGAGCGAACCCCGGCTCACCACTGGCCGGCGCCACCTTCAGCCGGTTCGCTCCGGTGCTCGGCGAGCATGCCGTGCGTGTCCGGGACGTGATCCGGCAGGGCCAAGGGGCCCCTGCCGAGGGGGAGCTGACCGCGACCGTCGCCTACCGCCCCCGGGTCGCCCGTTCCGCGAACGTGGCCACCGTTCCCCAGTGGCTGCCCCACCGCATACCGCTGGGCACAGCTCCCGCCGCCGCGGACGGTGTGACGGACCTGCGACTGGAGGACCTCGCCGTCCACGCCGACCTGGACGGCCTGAGGATGGTGCACACCGCGACCGGCCTGCCGGTGCGCCCGGTGTCGTATTCGATGCTCAACCCCAGCAGCGGCCACCTCCCGCACGTGGCACGTTTCCTGCTCGACATCGGCCACGAAGGGCAGGACTGGTGCACTCCCTGGAACTGGGGCGCCTGGGCCTCCGCCCCCGCCTTGCCCCGCGTGCGGTACGGCAGGACCGTACTGTCGCCCGCCCGCTGGCTCTCCGACCGGGCACTGCGGGACGCGGCCGCACGGACCGAAGGGGGAGCCGAGGCCTGGCGCGAGGAGGTCGCGCGGTGGCGGCAGCGCTGGGGCATCCCCAGGCACACCCTGCTCACCAGGGCGGACAACCGCGTCGCCGTCGATCTCGACGATCCGCTTCATCTCCTGGTCCTGCACGAGGAGTTGAAGCGCCCGCAGGGCCTGCTGGTCGTCGAACGGTACGGCGGTCCCCGGGCCACCGGGTGGTTCGCGGGCCCGGACGGCGCCCACGCCTGCGAGTTCGTCTTCCCGCTCTTCGCCCGGCGGCCCGTATCCGCCCCGCGGGTTCAGGCAGCCCCATCGGCTGAGGCGCCGACGCCGGTTCAGGCGCCGACGCCGGTTCAGGCGCCGACGCCGGTTCAGGCAACCCCATCGGCTGAGGCGCCGACGCCGGTTCAGGCCCCCGCGGCGGTTCGGTCCGCTCCCGCCCGTGACCGCGCGCTGTGCGCCAGCATGCCGGGAGGGGAGTGGCTGTACGCCAAGATCTACGTCCCCGACGCCCTCCAGCAACAGGTGCTCTCCCAGCACTTCCCGCAGCTCACCGGCTCCTCAGAGCTGTGCGCCGCCAACGCCGACACCTGGTTCTTCCTGCGGTACGCGGACCCCGACCCGCATCTGCGCCTTCGCTTCCACGGCAAACCCGACGGGTTGTGGCCGGTCCTCCTGCCCGCGCTGCGGGACTGGGCAGAGGAACTGCGGGACGCGGGACTGGCCGACCGGCTGGTGCTGGACACCTATGACCCCGAGATCGAACGGTACGGCGGACCAGCCGCCATGGGGCATGCCGAGCGGGTCTTCCACGCGGACAGCGCCGCCGTGCTCGGTCACCTGGCCACCCCGCCGGCCGGCGGCTCCGAAATCGCCCCGGTCACCCTGGCGGCGCTCGGCATCCTCGACATCCTCACGCGACTCGGCTCGGCCGATGAGGCCCTGGAATGGCTCGGCGACGAGCGTTTCCTGGCCCGGCGCTCCGATGTGCCACGCCTCACGAAGGAAGTGGTGGCCGATTCACTCGACCAGTACGACAGGCCACGCCCCCCGATGCCGGGGACGCCCGATCTCGCCGGGGCATGGGCCGCCCGCGATGCCGCGCTGACCCGGCTGCGCGATGTCCTGGCCACCGTCCCGCCCGGGCCCGGGCGCCGCGCGTCGGTCGCGATGAGCCTGGCGCACATGCACTGCAACCGGCTCCTCGGCCCCCGTCGCGAAGAGGAGGTCCTCGCGCATGTGACTGCCCGGGAGGGCCTCGCGCTCCGCCTGAGCAGGAAGAGGCACGGCCGATGA
- a CDS encoding TraR/DksA C4-type zinc finger protein, with the protein MSDSSPDADFPPIERESVRERLAADRASTSAQIAALRRDFDGIVEANALVAIDDEHDPEGSSTAFERAHVAALLAQTRDHLADLDRALERLERGDYGRCEGCGEPIPAERLEVRPAASTCVRCAAARPR; encoded by the coding sequence ATGAGTGATTCGTCCCCTGATGCCGATTTCCCCCCGATCGAGCGCGAGTCCGTCCGCGAGCGGCTGGCGGCCGACCGTGCCAGCACGAGCGCGCAGATCGCGGCATTGAGGCGTGACTTCGACGGGATCGTCGAGGCCAATGCCCTGGTGGCGATCGACGACGAGCACGACCCGGAGGGGTCGAGCACCGCCTTCGAGCGGGCCCATGTCGCCGCGTTGCTGGCACAGACGCGCGACCACCTGGCGGATCTGGATCGGGCACTGGAACGGCTGGAGCGAGGCGACTACGGGCGTTGCGAGGGGTGCGGCGAGCCGATCCCGGCGGAACGTCTGGAGGTGCGCCCGGCGGCGAGCACCTGCGTGCGCTGTGCCGCGGCCCGCCCTCGCTGA
- a CDS encoding DUF4265 domain-containing protein encodes MTEGREQYVKVHFHLEIEDDWPPASVESLWAVDQGDGTVKLDNVPWFVRGVACGDVVATQTDLDGLRWAGDVVRRSENCTIRLIVFRDGGSGAARQSVLNAFHQLGVFGEGIEKFGMVSLDVPPTADLAKVQRLLNHGVAEEWWDMEEGSITAAWRAAASNWQPAQP; translated from the coding sequence ATGACGGAGGGCCGAGAGCAGTACGTGAAGGTTCACTTCCACCTTGAGATCGAGGACGACTGGCCTCCCGCCTCGGTGGAGAGTCTGTGGGCAGTCGACCAGGGCGACGGCACGGTGAAGTTGGACAATGTCCCGTGGTTCGTCCGTGGAGTGGCATGCGGTGACGTCGTCGCGACCCAGACTGATTTGGATGGCCTGCGATGGGCCGGTGACGTGGTCCGTCGTTCGGAGAACTGCACCATCCGTCTGATCGTGTTTCGCGATGGCGGTTCGGGCGCCGCGCGGCAGAGCGTGCTCAACGCCTTTCACCAGTTGGGCGTCTTCGGCGAGGGAATCGAGAAGTTCGGCATGGTCTCTCTGGACGTCCCTCCCACTGCGGACCTCGCCAAGGTTCAACGGCTGCTCAACCACGGCGTGGCGGAAGAGTGGTGGGACATGGAAGAGGGGAGTATCACCGCAGCGTGGCGTGCGGCCGCATCCAACTGGCAGCCGGCCCAACCCTGA
- a CDS encoding lanthionine synthetase C family protein, with the protein MTRLQDRCDTARETVHTVAELLSDPGRVARTSGRAFADVPSALMLPGWQPASVLLGHAGISMLHTRCARDDARWSPVAHAHLAAAVAAAPQTGPAAAGNLILPALLRAADTGGYARLLARSAALHADFTEHRLARLRQRRNERPGLSYLDYDVIAGLAGQGRALMLAADHGDEQCARVLTDVLGFLVALTHPLDVNGSEVPGWWCAPEGYVVPRDREAFPGGDFNVGAAHGICGPLALLSLAHLAGYRVPGTLDAVRRITDWLREWARVDDRGVSWPGRVAFDEETSTARPAGSAAQASARPGWCYGTSGIAWTLYLAGQVLADREASSLAVTAMKGILRRPLDELTGEDPGFCHGLAGVLQAVVRLAVETSDPELWQGADRAADALVSALRPDSAFGYRQVVRSGAELTRLDSPGVIDGAAGVALVLTSYADARRGRLLGKDAWDAVFLMS; encoded by the coding sequence ATGACCCGTCTGCAGGACCGGTGCGACACGGCGCGCGAAACCGTGCACACCGTCGCCGAACTGCTCAGCGACCCGGGCCGGGTGGCCCGTACCAGCGGCCGGGCATTCGCCGATGTGCCCAGCGCGCTGATGCTCCCCGGCTGGCAGCCGGCATCCGTGCTGCTCGGCCACGCCGGGATCAGCATGCTGCACACCCGCTGCGCCCGCGACGACGCCCGGTGGTCCCCGGTCGCCCACGCTCACCTGGCCGCGGCTGTCGCAGCGGCCCCGCAGACGGGACCCGCCGCGGCCGGGAACCTCATCCTCCCCGCCCTGCTGCGCGCCGCCGACACCGGGGGCTACGCACGTCTGCTGGCTCGCAGCGCCGCACTGCACGCCGACTTCACCGAGCACCGCCTCGCCCGCCTCCGGCAACGCCGGAACGAGCGACCCGGCCTGTCGTACCTGGACTACGACGTGATAGCAGGCCTCGCAGGCCAGGGCCGCGCCCTCATGCTGGCCGCCGACCACGGGGACGAGCAGTGCGCGCGGGTACTGACGGACGTACTCGGCTTCCTTGTCGCGCTGACCCACCCGCTTGACGTCAACGGCAGTGAGGTGCCCGGCTGGTGGTGCGCCCCGGAAGGCTATGTGGTCCCCCGGGACCGGGAAGCCTTCCCCGGCGGCGACTTCAACGTCGGCGCCGCCCACGGCATCTGCGGTCCGCTGGCCCTGCTGTCCCTCGCCCACCTCGCCGGCTATCGCGTGCCGGGCACCCTCGACGCCGTCCGCCGGATCACGGACTGGCTCCGGGAGTGGGCGCGCGTGGACGACCGGGGCGTGTCCTGGCCGGGGCGCGTCGCCTTCGACGAGGAGACCTCGACCGCGCGGCCTGCCGGGTCCGCTGCCCAGGCGAGTGCCCGGCCGGGCTGGTGCTACGGGACGTCAGGCATCGCCTGGACCCTCTACCTGGCGGGACAGGTCCTCGCGGACCGTGAGGCTTCCAGCCTGGCCGTCACCGCCATGAAGGGCATCCTGCGCCGGCCGCTGGACGAGCTGACGGGAGAGGACCCGGGCTTCTGCCACGGCCTGGCCGGTGTGCTCCAGGCGGTCGTGCGCCTGGCAGTGGAGACGAGTGACCCGGAGCTGTGGCAGGGCGCCGACCGCGCGGCGGACGCACTCGTGTCCGCTCTGCGCCCCGATTCCGCCTTCGGCTACCGCCAAGTGGTCCGATCCGGCGCCGAATTGACCCGCCTGGACAGCCCCGGCGTGATCGACGGCGCAGCCGGCGTCGCTCTCGTCCTGACCTCCTACGCCGATGCCCGCCGGGGCCGCCTGCTGGGCAAGGACGCCTGGGACGCGGTGTTCCTCATGAGCTGA
- a CDS encoding S1 family peptidase gives MTALLVLGAWGGASLTPAAAAPQPRLSAGLLTAMQRDLGLTEPQARERLAQERAATALQGKAERAAGAAYGGSWFDATTGRLTVAVTSRGSASAVRRTGAAVRLVQHSAKELDAAKERIDQQAAHSAQGAPRGVSGWHVDPRANQIVVGVVASRRDDADVRAFVDRARWAGPVRVEAAIGQAPATFAAGTVGGDPYYTGNVRCSIGFSVHGGFVMAGHCGRPGDFVRGWDGSGMGTFQGSSFPGDDYAYVGIGHGWWTVPVVLGWGTVPDQLVRGSAEAPVGASICRSGSTTHWHCGTVLGKNETVNYSQGAVHQMTRTNVCAEPGDSGGSFISGDQAQGVTSGGWGNCGSGGEIWFQPVNEILWRYGLTLHTA, from the coding sequence ATGACCGCGCTGCTCGTCCTCGGCGCGTGGGGCGGGGCGTCGCTCACCCCCGCCGCCGCGGCCCCCCAGCCCCGGCTCTCGGCCGGTCTGCTGACCGCCATGCAGCGGGACTTGGGCCTCACCGAGCCGCAGGCACGCGAGCGGCTCGCGCAGGAGCGGGCAGCAACCGCCCTCCAGGGAAAGGCGGAACGGGCCGCGGGCGCCGCGTACGGCGGCTCCTGGTTCGACGCGACCACCGGCAGACTGACTGTCGCCGTCACCAGTCGCGGCAGTGCTTCGGCCGTACGGAGGACAGGCGCGGCGGTCCGGCTCGTACAGCACAGCGCGAAGGAGCTGGACGCGGCCAAGGAGCGCATCGACCAGCAGGCGGCGCACTCCGCGCAGGGCGCGCCGCGCGGGGTGAGCGGCTGGCACGTCGACCCGCGGGCCAACCAGATCGTCGTCGGCGTCGTCGCATCCCGCCGCGACGACGCCGATGTCCGGGCCTTCGTCGACCGCGCCCGCTGGGCCGGGCCGGTGCGGGTCGAAGCGGCCATTGGCCAGGCACCGGCCACCTTCGCCGCCGGAACCGTGGGCGGCGACCCGTACTACACGGGCAACGTCCGCTGCTCCATCGGCTTCTCGGTCCACGGCGGCTTCGTCATGGCCGGGCACTGCGGCAGGCCCGGCGACTTCGTCCGCGGCTGGGACGGCTCCGGCATGGGCACCTTCCAGGGCTCGTCCTTCCCCGGTGACGACTACGCCTACGTCGGCATCGGCCACGGCTGGTGGACCGTGCCGGTGGTGCTGGGCTGGGGCACCGTCCCCGACCAGCTCGTACGCGGCTCGGCGGAGGCCCCGGTAGGCGCCTCGATCTGCCGCTCCGGGTCCACCACCCACTGGCACTGCGGCACGGTGCTGGGCAAGAACGAGACCGTCAACTACAGCCAGGGCGCGGTCCATCAGATGACCAGGACCAACGTCTGCGCCGAACCCGGCGACTCCGGGGGCTCGTTCATCAGCGGCGACCAGGCACAGGGCGTGACCTCCGGCGGCTGGGGCAACTGCGGCAGCGGCGGCGAGATCTGGTTCCAGCCTGTGAACGAGATCCTCTGGCGGTACGGGCTGACGCTGCACACCGCCTGA